The genomic region AGCAATAACACTTGCTTTTTCTTGGCGCGCAATGCGTATAAGCTGCGAAAGTGCAGGTTGTTTGCCAATAATAATATCATCCGGTAAGCAAATACCAATATATTCTTTGCCGATTGTATGCCGAGCTGTCCAAATTGCATGGCCAAGCCCGAATGCTTCAGATTGTCTGATGTACGTAAAATGTGCGGCTCGAAGAATTTTTTCTATACTAGCAATACAATCAAGTTTGTTTTTTTCTTCCAAAAAATACTCAAGTTCTGGTGATGCATCTAGGTAATTAACAAGGGCTTGCTTATTACGTGAGGTTACTATTAAAAAATGTTCTATTCCTGATGCAATGCCTTCTTCTACAATATAGTGAATGGCTGGTTGACTAAGAAGTGGAATCATTTCTTTGGGAACAGATTTTGTTAATGGTAGAAAACGTGTACCAAAGCCGGCAGCGGGAATAATGAGTTTTGTTATATCCATTACTAATCTCTCGATTGCAACATGTATAAAAGGCTAAAACTGTGTAAGAAAATTGAGTGAATTACTATGAAACAATC from Candidatus Dependentiae bacterium harbors:
- a CDS encoding UTP--glucose-1-phosphate uridylyltransferase, which codes for MDITKLIIPAAGFGTRFLPLTKSVPKEMIPLLSQPAIHYIVEEGIASGIEHFLIVTSRNKQALVNYLDASPELEYFLEEKNKLDCIASIEKILRAAHFTYIRQSEAFGLGHAIWTARHTIGKEYIGICLPDDIIIGKQPALSQLIRIARQEKASVIAVQEVPPHVVSSYGVIAIKKQITPNLFQVSDLIEKPSTKDAPSNLAIIGRYILSHKIFHALNEISDYATDELQLTDGISQMMKNNEKVFAYKVQGTRYDIGTPIGWIKATISLAAQHPEYGPQIKEFLSDFDTLDSFLYNKEKNISHHT